Within Zootoca vivipara chromosome 10, rZooViv1.1, whole genome shotgun sequence, the genomic segment CTTGCGAAGTTAGCATAGTGGCATTTTTAAGAATCAGCTTAGGAACGTTGCGAAGTTTCTGATATTATGTGGGTGGAACAGAGAGGAAGATAACTCTGCAGATAAACCTGAATGCTTTAATTCCTATCGGTCTCCATTTTTTAATCAGCATTTAAAATAGATCTCTACTGCTATAAGATATAGGTTGCTTTTGTAATTGACATTACTGACCGAGTCATTAACACATAATAAAAGAGAGGATTAGAACCATAGTTGCATTATTACTTCCTGAATGTCAAACCAACTGAGGTTCTTGGAAAAGGGCACAGAAAATTCTCCAGGTATTATGGGATGCCTCCAGACAGttactattttgcaggagggattctaGTGCATATTGCACATTTATGTATGTTTGCACAGTTAATGGACTGTGTGGCCCTAGCACAAACATATCCACTTTAAAAACGAAAGGAAACATAattttttgtggttaggaaatgcagagaaaaatgtgggatgaatgaatgagagaaaaaaattgaaaacacGCCACAGGCACATTAGGATGgaaaaaatcagaatgaatgttcaataaaaacTGGGGACGGTCTAACCACTGtacaagctttgtgcaagcaaaacagGAGGAAGCCATGGATCCAACAAAGTAGCTGGAAGCAATTTCCCGAGGATGAAgttctattattattagcaaAGATGCTTTGGATGGTCGGAATACCTGTAATGAAATGGAGCTAAGCAGGGCGAGTGACAAAAATTTGGGGTTAAAGGAAAGATCCTGGTTCTATTGGCACTGGAGGCAGTATTGACATAAAagcttaagaagagccctgctggaaaaGTCCGTCTAGATTACATTCTGGTTCCCCATCATGGCCAGCCAGATACAAGgtgacctcaaagtggtttacatgtGTTATTcaaagaccatagctcagtggtagagcatctgctttgcatgcagaaggtcccaggttcaatccctggcatctccaggtagctgAGAGAACCTCccgtctgaaaccttggagagctgctgtcagtcagtgtagttAATATTGAATTAGATGGGCCAAGGACCTGGTGCGATATGACACGGCTTCCGATGTTCCTGTGTGCCTAATCTGAACACCAGAAGTACAAATCCTAAAATGCCATTTAAAAccacaacaataaaacaattataaTCAACAGAGGAATAAGATATTCTTACTGGGCTATGagtggaggagaagaagaagaagaagaagaagaagaagaagaagaagaagaagaagaagaagaagaagaagaagaagaagaagaccaaaaCGGACAAGGCAAACATGGCCTCTGAAAGCTCTGAAATAACAAGAGCATATTTGCTATAGGGCAAAATCCCAATTGTGTCAAAGTCTCTAGACAGAGGGTTCCCTAGCTGTGGTGCAACTAgggaaaaggccctgctctgggTCTCTGCGTGATGTCCTACAGTCAATGGTGGGATTGTACGCATCCCCCGCCCAGTTGTTCTCAGGGTTTGGCTTATTGATATGGGGAGAAGCACTGCAAGAAATATGTAAGTTCCAGGCTCTTAAGGACTTTTCTGTgttaacaccttgaattgggcctgactGGTAACATATAGGTAGATCCTGCAAAACTGGTGTTGCAAGCTAtcatgcagaaataataataataataataataataataataataataataattattattattattatttataccccaccctgccCATTAATATGGCTGTGTGGCTGCATTCCTCACTAGCTTCAGTTTTTAGGCTGTCTTCAAAGGCACATGAATAGTTGTTTAAATAGGGAGATGACTTCagggtgctttttttaaagggctttggAGCAGAAACCGGGCATTTCTCTTCCAACAAAGGTTGGAATGTGGCCCCCATTAAATTGCATGAGATTCCCAGCAGTGTTATTCAAATGACGTTCTGAAGATTGAAACTCCCATTTTCCTATGAAGGGGTTACTCTCACACTGTCATAATTTCCCAGATACTCTGATATCAGGTAGCATAAATTATACAGGTAAGCTATGGGTGTCTTACAAGTGGCATCTTTGATGGATAGCCAGAGTTTAATCGCCGCCACTCATTTACTCCACATTTACTGGGCTATTCAATTCAATTGTTTCAGGATGTTTCAGAAGCACCCGGAAACCCAGGAGCGCTTTGACAAGTTCAAAAACCTGAAGACGGTGGATGACATGAAGAGTTCAGAAGAGCTCAAGAAGCATGGAACGACTGTCCTGACAGCCCTGGGCAAAATCCTAAAGCAGAAAGGGAACCACGAGGCAGAACTTGCACCCCTGTCACAGACCCAcgccaacacacacaaaatcccggTCAAGTATCTTGAGGTAGGCAGCAGTGTATGTCTGTATGGGGGTAGTGGAACAATGTCCTTGATTGACCAGGATAAAAGCAGGAGAGAAATGGGAGGttcttttctgttctgttctgtctgTATAtatcagggggtcagcaaaccttttcagcagggggctggtccactgtccctcagaccttggggggagggggctgggctatattttggaaaagaatatgaacgaattccgatgccccacaaataacccagagatgcattttaaataaaaggacacattctactcatgtgaaaacacgctgattctcggaccgtccgcgggctggatttagaaggcgattgggccgtatccggcccctgggccttagtttgggaacccctggtataTACAAACATTGGGTTATAGGAAGTTGATTTCTACTGAGTGAGAATGTTGGTCCAtgtgctctccagagtttcagacagggaactttCCTATTCCTTTTGTAATTGGTTTtggttggtagatcttggggttctCGTAAAAAGTCAAAGTAGATCCAAAAATCCGACGTCTGCCCACCCAAATGTAGAAAATAACCTTCCCTGCTTTGATATATCAGACGTACTTTCCTTGAAAGCTGCCACCTTTatatttctctttcccttcccatTCTTTCTGCACAGTTCATTTGCGAAATAATTGTTGGCGTCATTGCTGAAAAGCATTCTGCAGACTTTGGGGCTGATTCGCAAGCGGCAATGAGGAAGGCCTTGGAGCTGTTCCGCAACGACATGGCCAGCAAATACAAGGAGCATGGCTTCCAGGGCTAATAGAGAGCATGGGAGGCAATGTTCCCTTTcagcaaggatggggagcctgtgtgtgaccctccagatgtggctagaccacaactcccatcactggcAAGGGCCAAAGGGAGCTGGAgtcgaacaacatctggagggccacaagttcctcatccttGTCACGAAGAGAAATAGAGTAGCATGTTTTGGGTGTGTGATCAATCTAGCAGAAGAATATTCTCCTTTCATGGCAGAAACttagtttggcaccagcttgaaaAATATATACTCACTATAAAAGGCTCAAGTTACACATCATGACAGAAGACCCACATCTTTAAAAgaaaccctattattattattattattattattattattattattattattgccagcccttcaccagcaggtctcaGGTTGGTTACAgcagtttaaaattaaaaattaaaaacagttaaaacaggttATAATCACAGGAATAGTGAAGGCTCAGAAAACACACGCATTCAGGGGTgccgacttgaataaaatattgcttggggcaggtaagcccctccCTGTATCAGTCATGATCACAAGTTgtagcacacacacaatttgaatgacaatgaccatcaacttttttgggggaagcagttccttcaaatattttattggggggggggagggacctcgGCACCTAGGAGTTGCCTCCTATGCACAAATCTCAGATGTGGAAAGCCGGGGTAAAGAGACCTTCAGCATTCACCGAAAGCTGTATAGAGAAGAAGCCATGTAAAGTTGAAGGTTGGAAGTGAAGTTTATGAGATCAAATGAGCATGTAGGCATGAAATGCTGAATCATCTCATGCCAAACACTCTTACTGCCCAGTGGTCCCTCCACCAGagtcctttcctcctccagctaGGCTCTGATGCCAAACTCTAATGATCCTTTCTTGCAAAAGGTATGGTCAGATAGAGAGGGAGTGGGTGGGAAGTTCAACAGCCCTTGCCTACTGGTTCTTTAAATCATACCGTTGCATAATATATGAATGGTGTCAGAAGGTCTGTCTCTGTAATGTGTAGCTTGGGCTGTCAactgaggcttttttaaaaaaaacttcagcaCGAATCATTGTAATTTTGGGCTTAGTATAATAAAGATTATATACAACAGAGATAAGAGATGGTTGCCTTTGTTAAAAATCCACTGAGATATAATCCTCGGTCTGATGTCACAATAGAGAAAGGTCGCCTTGTGGTTAGTAATAGCTGTGAAAAAATGCCAGGCGAGGCTGTTCAGAAGGCGGGTAGAAGATagggttgccagttcctgcttAGATTCAGTATTACTTGCTGTTTTAATGACTCTTGAGATAGAAAGACTAGCAGGATTTGCTCCTGGTAGAATTCATCCCGTGGTCCACCCTCCCACTCACCTTCATTGCCTGCTGTACCAAACAGGATCCCAGTTCCATCTGGCAACAGATGGGAGAGGGAAGGGAGTTGCTAAACAATGGATGACATCTCAAGGTCAAAATCTGACAGAGGAATTCCTGAGTTAGAACCAATTAACTAATTATTCTTAGACTGACCAGGGGCTGGGGTCAATCTACTGTAAACTTGTTCTAAGAAAGTTGcaaagtggcggggggggggatatgtggGTGGGATGGATCAGCAtcttggtgggtggggtggatcaaAATCTTGGTGCCTGTCTACATGTGCCTTCAGAGAGAAGTCACATTTTCAAGCAGCAATTCTTTTTCTGCCACCATTTGATGGAGAAAATTGTGGATATATTCAGATATTAATCCACAGATTTGCCCGTTTCTGGTAAATGAGGAATGGGGTGTGTGATGTTCCTTGCAAGACTTACCTGCATGGTCTTGATCCCGCAGGTCCTGCCCACATCCTTGCCATTCACATGTGTCCTAATGATGTCATCATATCATACGATGTCACAGTGCTCAGGGAAGGTTGCCATATTAGGGATGCTGGAGCACCAATTCTCTGGCATATCTACACTATTGAATCCCCAAGAATGGCCATCAGGTAACTTGgggctttccattcttaaggaaatcagccctgagtgctccctggaaggacagatcgtgaagctgaggctccaatactttggccacctcatgagaagagaagaatccttggaaaagaccctgatgttgggaaagattgagggcactaggagaaggggacgacagaggacaagatggttggacagtgttctcgaagctacgaacatgagtttgaccaaactacgggaggcagtgcaagacaggagtgcctggcgtgctgtggtccatggggtcacgaagagtcggacacgactaaacgactaaacaacaacaacttggggcTATAGGAGGCAAAGCTAAGTGTTCATATCTGCCTTAGGCGGATGAGAGCTTTAGAAAGCAAGCAACACTGAACACTGAGGAATAATAGTTAAAGCtgtcacataataataataataataataataataataataataataataatatattatttattatttataccccgcccatctggccgcattcacccagccactctgggcggcttccagcagaaataaaatacagaaatccatcaaacattaaaagcttccctaaacagggctgccttaagatatcttctaaaggtctggtaattgttgttctctttgacctctggtgggagggcgttccacagggtgggtgccactaccgagaaggcgttTTAGCTGATTATCCATATGTATTTCAGTCAATTGGTTAACAGATGAGTAAACTGTATACCTGGATATGGATAAAAACAAGAGTTCGGAGGCTATAAACCTACCTTATTTTTAGATAACACATGTATGTACTGTAACAGTCCCCATCTTAGCAGAAACATTTTCTCCTGCTTGTGAGACAACACACTATGCTTTTTCTAAGATGGCGCCAGCTGGTTGtgttattttgtaatttttaatactgtattaaaaataacttaaacattttattttttaaaaaaatctggccaAAGAATTGCAGGCACCCCTTAGCTGATCAAAAGGGTTTTAACTGATTGACAAAatcatcaaaaaataaaataaaaatgcagccctGGGGGAAAGACTTTTCAGTGGAATCAGTACATTGGCTCTGAAAAGATAGAGAAGCAATCTCATGCATGTCTACCCAGACTAAATTCCATTTAATTAAGCTGCAACCCTATACCTACTCAcctaggaataagtcccattgaaatcaactgggccaacttctgagtagacatgtagaagAACACGGAGTCAATTTTCAAGGTTTTCCATGCTGACCCAGCTAATGAAATGTAAAAGTATCTCTTGTATGTAAAAGTATCTCTTCCCCTAATCCCTGCGAGTTGCTACAGACTTGAGTATGTGATACACTGAATGGCAAGTGGTGTGCTTTTTAACTGAATAAACCCTATTTCCTcaatgtttgtgttttgtttcttatttaaAGAAAGCCCAGGTGCGGAGCTTGGAGATTTAGAAACACTATGCATCTCCACTATTGTGGGGAAGACGGTGACCAGGTGACTGCATacgcctgctcagtctgctgttctTGATGGACAACTTCAAAGCCCCTCTTCTAACTTTGTagacttaaaaatatatataacccaGATTTGGACCAGGTGGCCCTTCAGAGAGAGAACTGTTTCAACAGAG encodes:
- the MB gene encoding myoglobin codes for the protein MGLSDQEWQKVVDIWGKVEPDLPAHGQEVIIRMFQKHPETQERFDKFKNLKTVDDMKSSEELKKHGTTVLTALGKILKQKGNHEAELAPLSQTHANTHKIPVKYLEFICEIIVGVIAEKHSADFGADSQAAMRKALELFRNDMASKYKEHGFQG